The window cttagtTTTGAGCAGAATatcagttcagatgaggaaaataaatggatctatttgtttaagCGAATGCATCGggatggagcggagcaggacgCTTGTGGCCTTCCcgttgtagcttctacgtcacagtGAGAAGCTTTTTCTAACATCTGCATCACACTCACAAATATTTGcttaaagaaacactcagaaatgcagtttttatatatgtccttgatcattaaaaataagtacatgttaaaaacacaattttcatcagaatttgTTCTTTAACTAGTCAGatataatgtaataaaacaataaataataaatcctcTTAAAATTTAGCATATTTGACACTTTAAACATAATATTAATGTAATACaagtgaaacatgttttttgaatctcttacatgtatttttttgttgttctgtcaaaaatgtataaagaaactagagaataaataaacaaaaattaacttatttCCTCTAACTTGTGAATTTGTGACCTACAATAGATCATTCTCCCCCCTCGGATAGAAggatcataaaaatgtaattatgcTAAATGCAATTAAGGGATTAACTAATGGATTGATTCACAGGAAGAGGAGGCTGAGGACATCAAGAAGtcatcttttttatatatatttatgtttttgcggGCCACACGCATGCGCGCGCGCACAGAGAGAGAGTTTGCCCCGCATCCCCATCCCCACCGCTGGAACTGCCTCCGCCGGTGAGGCAGACAGCGACGCGCCGGCGACAGCGCGCGGAGCTCAGCCGCAGCCTCCGCACGCGCTCCTCTGCACGCGCTCCTGCAGGCGGATGGAAAACATGTCTTCCTGTCTTCCACCGGGACAAACTCCAAGAAAAACTACAAACGGAATCTAAATACCATCGAATCAACAAGTCATCCTCTCTTGCATGGATTTCCTACAATAAacaggtttgtttgtttatttagaatctttcaatttaatttatgaaTGTGCATTTTAATCTGTTGAAAGTtcaatttgcctttttttgtgtttaaaaagttgcaaaaggataaaaatagtgtttgctctgaataaagagaaaaatgctgcatggATGTCACAACCTTTGGACTAATCCACTCGGCCGGCTTCACCCAGATTTGATGTGATTTAGCCTCCATGAAATGTCAGCAGAAACGAGCATCATGTGCAATGTATTTGTNNNNNNNNNNNNNaaaaaaaaaaaaaaaaagaagaagacaaatcCCCACACTGGAATGAGCAGATGTCAGCACTGTCCACCTCTTTATTTGCTTTGGGAGTCTCCATCCGTCTATCTCATTTAACCTCCATAAGCAAACGACTATTATTTAGTTAACCAGGGATTTGTGTGCATCACTATTAATTATTTTGGTATGACGTGAGACAGTATATGGCATCCATAGGGGCCACTTGTGGcttatatttagaaaacaagCCACGTTCAGACCTCCCGTCGGTGTCTTGGGTCaatcaaaaacaacttttaattttattataaaagcaGAAGGTGCTTGACATTTAAGAGGCTGGTCTTGTAATCAAATTCAAGCCGCCTCATGTGGTACAAAGACATCAGAAGACCACGTGAAAACAAGGGTGTTCTGGAGACggcagacacaaaaacagaagcttCTCATGTCGTCCTCGAGTGGTTTTGCTTTTATGATTTCCAGACTTTCAGACGGCGTGTTTGAAAACTTTTGCCTTGTAACTGCGGGAGGAGAGCGCAGATGGCAACAGCTGAACTGCTGCTGGGCAATTTCTTTTCTAGCTATGTCACTTATTGACACTGTGGGACTCAGGCAGGATGGATGTTCTAGTCTTTAATAGTGTATTAGGCAATGCTCGGGCCATCGATCCCTCCTCTTTCTAGCCTCCATCTTTACAACTGCTATCTCACCCTTTGAAAGAAGATTGAGGAGCTGTGGCATCATGGGAAAATAAATAGAGAGGTAAATGAGATGAACATGTATCGATCATTACAATATGATGCCATTCCTTTCTGCTTTTTCAATGAGGGTTGTAAGAGAAAAGGGACAGAAAGAGTGCAAAGAGGAGCTAATCACGTCTAATGATTTATGTCCTTCTAATGCAGCAATGCAAGAAGAGATTCCAATCTTGTTTGGCCAATTAAACCATCATTACTGCTGCTTGGACTGTgattaaattagaaaattagtGCTATGAAATATGCAGGCGCCTTTTCTGAAAGTTGAATTTCAACTCGCGGCTTTACCAAATCAGATCTGCAAAGAAACATGAGAAGATTTctgacacctttttttttttctatccacgcatttattttaataaaaatgtattgtctCTTTTGCTACTGACCTTTCATTCTCCTCCTTTCAGATTAATCCTCTTGTGAGAGTTCATTCTGATTACACGTGCttgcagatttaaaaacaaagccatCTTTTTCTGACTGACCTCTTTTCTCTCAATCTGTCAGATTCTCCCGAGTGCATTTGGGACCTGATGAGTGTCGGGAGGCTATGCTGAGGCCATGTGCTCAGCCTGGTATGAGGAGAAATGTTCTGCCATCGCTGACGGAAGGAGGAGAGGTAAAGGATCTGATCTCTACTCCTGCTTGTGCGTGTGGCTCTATTTCTCCACTCTATGGGGCCACGCCGCTCCGCAGTGCCCAGCCAGCTGCCACTGTGCCTGGGACACCGGCACGGTGCTCTGCTCGGACGCCGAGCTGCGGGCCATACCGGAGGGCATCCCCCCAGAGACCGTGTCACTCCACCTGGAGCGCAACTACATCCGCGAAATCCCCGAGAGTGCCTTCAGCCACCTCGTCCACCTGCGCGACCTGTACCTGTCGCACAACCGCATTGACTCGCTCGCCACAGGGGCTCTGAGGCACCTCGGCCCCGAGCTACGCATGCTGGACCTTTCGCACAACCACCTGAGGCACGCCAGCAGGGAGGAGTTCGGCTCCACCCGCGCAAAGACGCGTCTCTACCACAACCCCTGGCACTGTGACTGCGCTCTGCAGGAGCTGATGGAGACGCTGAACCTGGAGCCCGAGACGGTGAATGGGATCATCTGCGAGAGCTCCGTTCGGGGGGTGGGGGAAGGGAGCAGGTGGGAGGACCCGGGGTCGCACGGGGAGCACACGGGGCAGTCTCTGGTGAAGCTGCTGGACTCCGGCGTGAACTTCTGCAGCCTGCAGAGGAAGACCACCGACGTGGCCATGCTGGTGACCATGTTCGTGTGGTTCTTCATGGTCATCGTGTACGTCGTGTACTACGTTCGACAGAACCAGGCCGAGGCTCGCAGACATTTGGAGTATCTGAAAAGTTTGCCCAGCCCCCGAAAGACACCCACTGAAACGGACACCCTGAGTACTGGTTTCTGAGCTCTGCAGTAAAagggaataaataaatgatatgAGAAACTACCGTACTTTCCGGAATATATgtcgcaggagcaaaaaatgtctaatcaggAAGacgaaaaccatatataagttgctctagagtataagtcgcacttttgatATTTCAGAACAAACCTGCCAAGCAAGgcatagctaaaaataaataaataaatataagaatAGTAATCTTTTTATccgtataagaaaaatatcaaagtttaagaggattctcttccatgtttgccttatgctaggttcacactggatgcggaAGTGCTGTTAAGCGGAGCGGAGTGCGCGCGGCATCCGTTCtgtcctgcaattcacaccagacacacatttttttgtgatgatAGACCGaagcttctgctagagctttttttcgtttttgccAACATCAtgttgtatgtttattttcatctctacagtctgctTAGATACAAAAccatgattgcatttgtcaatcgcagtgttttattatgaaaaatcgGTTAtatttctcatgtatcttggtGTAACTTTCTGCCAGATTTGAAGTAGATCGCTCGCGGAtcgcacataaaaaaaaaggccaggTGGCGAAATGATCCGCTGCATGGCACGAGCCTTCCGCGGAGGACTGCGGTGCTCACTTAACAAGGGCGGCGAATGGAAGCGGCTTCcgt is drawn from Oryzias melastigma strain HK-1 linkage group LG5, ASM292280v2, whole genome shotgun sequence and contains these coding sequences:
- the LOC112145533 gene encoding leucine-rich repeat-containing protein 3, translated to MCSAWYEEKCSAIADGRRRGKGSDLYSCLCVWLYFSTLWGHAAPQCPASCHCAWDTGTVLCSDAELRAIPEGIPPETVSLHLERNYIREIPESAFSHLVHLRDLYLSHNRIDSLATGALRHLGPELRMLDLSHNHLRHASREEFGSTRAKTRLYHNPWHCDCALQELMETLNLEPETVNGIICESSVRGVGEGSRWEDPGSHGEHTGQSLVKLLDSGVNFCSLQRKTTDVAMLVTMFVWFFMVIVYVVYYVRQNQAEARRHLEYLKSLPSPRKTPTETDTLSTGF